In a single window of the Arcobacter sp. CECT 8986 genome:
- a CDS encoding diguanylate cyclase: MKKIILFFFFLSICLFAKNITNLPINSNSLLTDDEKIYLKNLKQLNMCVDPDWMPMDKIDNKNYIGLGSDYIKIIKEFLDIKINLVVTKSWEQTLEYAKDRRCDIIPLVVKTKERSNYLNFTQPYLKLPLVIVTKMNEIFIDNIGEIHRPLGIVKGYAFPKELLEKYPNLNIIEVNSVEEGYKKVKNSKLYGFVDTVATAGYLIQKKYFGEMKISGDLNYPWELHIGLRNDKPELVSIFNKALASINESTHHRIFNNWISVKYTQENNYLFMFLSTLAICFIFSTVIYTIVKTNKKLNKEIKKRKKIENERKRYLKVVEDNVLLLNLDTEGKITHVSKALCNTAKYKEEELVGKPHHILKHEDMNVKVFDNMWNALRNNQTWKGEVKNIDKEGSVFWVDIVVSPIYDENNKKIGYTSIKQNITNKKRLEEISITDELTTLYNKRYFNEVFPKIINAAKRNNDYITFCIFDIDNFKYYNDTYGHLKGDMVLNKVSTYVKSRLNRADDLCFRLGGEEFGIVIRDTQKEKTIKYIDEIRDGIEQLGIEHIKNTASSFVTASFGITVQKAKDIKDIDEIYKKADENLYKAKDTGRNKVYSD; the protein is encoded by the coding sequence ATGAAAAAAATTATTCTATTTTTCTTTTTTTTATCTATTTGTTTATTTGCCAAAAATATAACTAATCTACCAATTAACTCAAATTCACTTTTAACAGATGATGAAAAGATATATCTAAAAAATTTAAAACAACTAAATATGTGTGTTGATCCAGACTGGATGCCAATGGATAAAATTGACAACAAAAATTACATTGGATTAGGCTCAGATTATATAAAAATTATCAAAGAGTTTTTAGATATTAAGATAAATCTTGTGGTTACAAAATCTTGGGAACAAACATTAGAATATGCAAAAGATAGAAGATGTGATATTATACCTTTAGTTGTAAAAACAAAAGAGCGTTCTAATTATTTAAATTTTACACAACCATATTTAAAACTACCTTTGGTTATCGTAACAAAGATGAATGAGATATTTATTGATAATATTGGAGAAATTCATCGACCACTAGGAATTGTAAAAGGGTATGCTTTTCCTAAAGAACTATTAGAAAAGTATCCAAATCTAAATATAATTGAAGTAAACTCAGTAGAAGAAGGATATAAAAAAGTTAAAAACTCAAAACTTTATGGGTTTGTTGATACTGTTGCAACAGCTGGATATTTGATACAAAAAAAATATTTTGGTGAGATGAAAATATCTGGAGATTTAAACTATCCTTGGGAGTTGCATATTGGATTAAGAAATGACAAGCCTGAACTTGTATCTATTTTCAATAAAGCTCTTGCTTCAATTAATGAAAGTACACATCATAGAATATTTAATAATTGGATATCTGTAAAATATACCCAAGAGAATAACTATCTTTTTATGTTTTTATCAACTCTGGCAATATGTTTTATTTTCTCTACTGTAATTTATACAATTGTAAAAACAAATAAGAAACTAAATAAAGAGATAAAAAAAAGAAAAAAAATAGAGAATGAAAGAAAAAGATATCTAAAAGTTGTAGAAGATAATGTGCTACTTTTAAATTTAGATACAGAAGGAAAAATAACTCATGTATCAAAAGCACTATGTAACACAGCAAAATATAAAGAAGAAGAGCTTGTAGGTAAACCTCATCATATATTAAAACATGAAGATATGAATGTAAAAGTCTTTGATAATATGTGGAATGCACTAAGAAATAATCAAACATGGAAAGGCGAAGTAAAAAATATTGATAAAGAGGGCTCTGTTTTTTGGGTTGATATTGTTGTCTCTCCAATATATGATGAAAACAACAAAAAGATAGGATATACATCAATAAAACAGAATATTACAAATAAAAAAAGATTAGAAGAGATATCAATTACAGATGAATTAACAACACTTTATAATAAAAGATACTTCAATGAAGTATTTCCAAAAATAATAAATGCTGCTAAAAGAAATAATGATTATATTACATTTTGTATTTTTGATATTGATAATTTTAAATACTATAACGATACATATGGTCACCTAAAAGGAGATATGGTTTTAAACAAAGTTTCAACATATGTAAAATCAAGACTTAATCGAGCAGATGACTTATGCTTTAGATTAGGTGGAGAAGAGTTTGGTATTGTAATAAGAGATACACAAAAAGAAAAAACTATAAAATATATTGATGAAATAAGAGATGGTATAGAACAACTAGGTATAGAACATATTAAAAATACTGCTTCATCATTTGTAACTGCATCTTTTGGAATTACAGTGCAAAAAGCAAAAGATATAAAAGATATTGATGAAATTTATAAAAAAGCAGATGAAAATCTATATAAAGCAAAAGATACAGGAAGAAATAAAGTATATTCTGACTGA